Proteins encoded together in one Drosophila albomicans strain 15112-1751.03 chromosome 2R, ASM965048v2, whole genome shotgun sequence window:
- the LOC117576936 gene encoding intermembrane lipid transfer protein VPS13B isoform X2, with the protein MFKLESYITPILLNYVAKYVKNIRDEDAQVSLWEGEVTFQNLDLRLDVLEEELNLPFELVSGHIHELSIQVPWTKLTSEPVRIEINTIEFVAKLPDEEDKKQQLAERRRQRLSGDVVDEQQGGGAINSSVVNKIINNINLQCHNIILKYVDDDIVVSMNVQYLNFSSANELWEPAMMDVNPVQVLMRKLLQVSDLTICLDKRNTAGKIEVCQEPILYRCTLELRVLRKYNVNTLNTSSTTRIGVFTKSLDINVSSLQFPMVMRLVKILLELKPANIEEDSFVLEDPVEPPTSDSMQQRVAPDAPNTMFGWAWNLLPSFEATAPPAADEPIGHFFDVGVYAEQLNFQLKNSEIFTDQVMGGIKRIRYTPIMRISLGGIYYERSQLKESDWANVRAGLSSLNMEPLGIYRSEDPMTQNLMNTQEAENERGFVDKSLFDEQYMFADRPWCSNNHDEYYARNTDDYMLYRSPVLAFDIVEYRAPQAQTRSHVMQGAQLKDAGLRVKYRLLSAGITFHFSQSFLQKLPVKMSIVQLLETRSTRTST; encoded by the exons ATGTTTAAACTAGAGTCCTACATCACACCGATATTGCTGAACTACGTGGCgaaatatgtgaaaaatatTCGCGATGAAGATGCACAGGTGTCACTGTGGGAGGGCGAGGTGACGTTTCAAAACCTTGACTTGCGCCTTGATGTTCTCGAGGAGGAGCTGAATTTGCCTTTCGAGCTCGTGTCCGGCCACATTCATGAACTCTCCATTCAAGTGCCGTGGACCAAGTTGACGTCGGAACCGGTGCGCATTGAGATCAACACGATTGAGTTTGTGGCCAAGCTGCCTGATGAGGAAGACAAGAAGCAACAGCTGGCCGAGCGTCGACGACAGCGTCTCAGCGGGGATGTGGTCGATGAGCAGCAGGGCGGCGGCGCCATCAATTCGAGCGTGGTCAATAAGATCATTAATAATATCAATCTGCAGTGCCACAACATCATTTTGAAGTATGTGGACGATGATATTGTCGTCTCCATGAATGTGCAATATCTAAACTTTAGTTCGGCTAACGAACTTTGGGAACCAGCTATGATGGATGTGAATCCTGTGCAGGTGCTAATGCGCAAGTTGCTGCAGGTATCGGATCTCACTATTTGCCTAGACAAACGCAATACAGCCGGTAAAATTGAGGTGTGCCAGGAGCCCATCCTATATCGTTGCACCTTAGAGCTGCGTGTGCTGCGCAAGTACAATGTGAACACCCTCAACACATCGAGCACAACTCGCATTGGTGTCTTTACCAAATCACTTGACATCAATGTATCGTCGCTGCAATTTCCCATGGTCATGCGCTTGGTGAAGATCTTGCTGGAACTTAAGCCCGCCAACATTGAGGAGGACTCGTTCGTCTTAGAAGATCCGGTAGAGCCACCAACTAGCGATTCGATGCAGCAACGTGTGGCGCCCGATGCACCAAACACCATGTTTGGCTGGGCCTGGAATCTGTTGCCCAGCTTTGAGGCAACCGCGCCACCTGCCGCGGACGAGCCAATTGGCCACTTCTTTGACGTTGGCGTCTATGCGGAGCAGCTGAATTTCCAGCTCAAAAATTCAGAGATATTTACCGATCAAGTGATGGGCGGCATTAAACGCATACGCTATACTCCCATAATGCGTATAAGTCTGGGCGGGATTTACTACGAGCGGTCGCAGCTCAAGGAGAGCGATTGGGCAAATGTGCGAGCTGGTTTGTCCAGTCTAAATATGGAACCGTTGGGAATCTATCGTAGCGAGGATCCCATGACGCAGAATCTGATGAACACGCAGGAG GCGGAAAACGAACGTGGGTTTGTGGATAAGAGCCTCTTCGACGAGCAGTATATGTTTGCGGATCGGCCCTGGTGTAGCAATAACCATGATGAATACTATGCACGCAACACGGATGACTATATGCTCTATCGAAGTCCGGTGTTGGCCTTTGACATTGTCGAGTATCGTGCGCCGCAGGCGCAGACCAGAAGTCATGTGATGCAGGGAGCACAGCTGAAAGATGCCGGGTTGCGGGTGAAGTATCGTTTGCTGTCCGCTGGCATCACGTTCCACTTTTCGCAGTCGTTTCTTCAg AAGCTGCCAGTGAAAATGTCAATCGTCCAGTTACTCGAGACCAGGAGTACAAGAACGAGTACATGA